From a single Kwoniella shandongensis chromosome 9, complete sequence genomic region:
- a CDS encoding imidazoleglycerol phosphate synthase, cyclase subunit, with amino-acid sequence MASTNLPIPDVDQPSGHAADKKPKLYILDYGAGNVRSLANSIKKLGFEFEWIKDDSDFDKAEKLIFPGVGSFGQATDSLRTSGLIHPLLRYIHSGKPYFGICIGMQVLFASSIESPNSAGLNVVPYPITSFNVEDNYAGGKGKKSVPHMGWNKSWKAWNVQGEEDKDKLALEEDYYFVHTFAARLPEEAASSSSANANAPETIGDWAYTLARYGSETFVSSIKKGNVYATQFHPEKSGPAGLDLLRRWLEAPVESLSSSPTASRTWQPVNPTTSTSRATGGNGLTNRIVACLDVRSNDHGDLVVTKGDQYDVREKAPVGGDGDGAVRNLGKPVELARKYYLNGADEICFLNITSFRSSALLDQPMLDVVRAAAETVFVPLTVGGGIKDTVDPDGTPHTALEVAGAYFRSGADKVSIGSEAVLAVEELLKREKEGIEPVLTGKTGIETISQGYGRQAVVVSIDPKRVYVNTSDPNWKETFPVAHLPSLVIGSEAISQTAPEEKDKAWWYQCTISGGRAVRDIDVVQLAKGVERLGAGELLLNSVDRDGSGKGFDLDLINIVKGAVDIPVVSSSGAGRASDFTEVFEKTGTEAALAAGIFHRGEVGIDQVKECLKGEGLAVRQSKVEV; translated from the exons ATGGCAAGTACCAACCTCCCCATCCCTGATGTGGACCAACCATCAGGTCACGCCGCGGACAAGAAACCAAAGCTCTACATCCTCGATTACGGAGCTGGAAATgtcagaag TTTGGCAAATTCAATCAAGAAGTTGGGATTCGAGTTTGAGTGGATCAAAGACGATAGTGATTTTGACAAAGCAGAG AAACTCATCTTCCCCGGTGTCGGCTCCTTTGGTCAAGCTACCGACTCGCTCCGAACCTCTGGACTGATTCACCCCTTGTTACGCTACATCCACTCTGGCAAACCCTACTTCGGTATCTGTATCGGTATGCAAGTACTCTTCGCCTCTTCGATCGAATCACCCAATTCTGCAGGTCTCAACGTCGTCCCTTACCCTATCACCTCTTTCAATGTCGAAGATAATTACGCgggtgggaaaggaaagaagagtgTTCCACACATGGGTTGGAACAAATCTTGGAAAGCTTGGAATGTccaaggtgaagaggacaaggataAATTAGCATTGGAAGAGGATTATTATTTCGTTCACACTTTCGCCGCAAGACTTCCGGAAGAGGCAGCGAGTTCGTCAAGTGCAAATGCCAATGCACCTGAGACGATTGGTGATTGGGCCTACACACTTGCGAGATATGGTTCGGAAACTTTTGTCTCGTCAATCAAAAAGGGAAACGTGTATGCGACTCAGTTCCACCCCGAAAAATCCGGTCCGGCAggtcttgatcttcttcgaaGATGGCTCGAAGCGCCAGTCgaatctctctcctcttcaccaacaGCAAGTCGAACATGGCAACCCGTCAACCCTACTACTTCGACTTCTCGAGCGACAGGCGGTAATGGGTTGACGAACCGTATTGTCGCATGTCTCGATGTCCGATCGAACGACCACGGAGATCTCGTAGTCACAAAGGGAGATCAATACGATGTGCGAGAGAAGGCTCCCgtcggaggagatggagatggagctgtTCGAAATCTGGGTAAACCGGTCGAACTCGCTCGAAAATACTATTTGAACGGAGCCGACGAGATTTGTTTCTTGAACATCACCTCTTTCAGATCTTCAGCATTACTCGATCAACCGATGTTGGATGTCGTTCGAGCCGCTGCCGAAACTGTCTTCGTCCCCTTGACCGTCGGTGGTGGGATCAAAGATACCGTTGATCCTGATGGGACCCCCCACACGGCTTTGGAAGTGGCTGGAGCGTATTTCCGTTCTGGAGCAGATAAAGTTTCCATCGGAAGTGAAGCTGTCCTAGCTGTGGAAGAACTCCTtaagagagaaaaggaagggATCGAACCTGTTTTGACGGGTAAAACGGGTATCGAGACTATTTCACAGGGGTATGGACGACAAGCCGTCGTGGTTTCGATCGATCCGAAAAGAGTTTATGTCAACACTTCCGACCCGAATTGGAAAGAAACGTTCCCCGTCgctcatctcccttcgctcGTCATTGGTTCCGAAGCGATCAGTCAGACTGCCccagaggagaaggacaaagcGTGGTGGTATCAATGTACGATCtctggaggaagagcagtgAGAGATATTGACGTGGTCCAACTTGCCAAAGGAGTCGAACGTCTTGGTGCGGGTGAATTACTCCTCAACTCGGTCGATAGAGATGGTTCAGGAAAAGGATTTGATTTGGATCTCATCAATATCGTCAAGGGAGCCGTGGATATTCCAGTCGTTAGCAGTTCAGGTGCTGGAAGAGCTAGTGATTTCACAGAGGTGTTCGAGAAGACGGGAACGGAGGCGGCTCTGGCAGCGGGGATCTTCCACAGAGGCGAAGTGGGCATTGATCAAGTTAAAGAGTGTttgaaaggagaaggattggcaGTCAGACAAAGTAAAGTGGAAGTGTGA
- a CDS encoding ATP-dependent RNA helicase SUB2, translating into MSRPDEEELVDYDEAAEETFAPATTTATNGDKADGDKKGSYVGIHSTGFRDFLLKPELLRAISDLGFEHPSEVQQECIPQAILGTDVLCQAKSGMGKTAVFVLAALQQIEPVDGEVSIVILCHTRELAYQIRNEFARFSKFMTNVRTGVFYGGTPISADQEILASKEKCPHIVVGTPGRTMALVRDKKLNASKVKHFVLDECDKMLEQLDMRRDVQEIFRATPHHKQVMMFSATLSKDIRTTCKKFMQSPLEIYVDDETKLTLHGLQQYFLKLDEKEKNRKLNDLLDNLEFNQVCIFVKSVARATQLDALLQECNFPSICIHSALPQAERISRFQQFKAFEKRILVATDIFGRGIDVERVNVVINYDAPADADSYLHRVGRAGRFGTKGLAISFVSSEGDQEVLQKIQERFTVAIPTLPETVDPATYMTS; encoded by the exons ATGTCTCGAcctgacgaagaagagctcgTTGATTACGACGAGGCCGCTGAGGAAACCTTCGCCCccgctaccaccaccgccaccaacGGTGACAAGGCCGACGGTGACAAGAAGGGTTCTTATGTCGGTATTCACTCGACAGGTTTCAG AGATTTCCTCTTGAAGCCCGAGTTGCTTCGTGCTATCTCTGATCTCGGTTTCGAGCATCCCTCAGAAG TGCAACAAGAATGTATTCCTCAGGCTATCCTCGGTACCGACGTTCTCTGTCAGGCCAAGTCCGGTATGGGTAAGACCGCTGTCTTCGTCCTTGCCGCCTTGCAGcaaat CGAGCCCGTGGATGGTGAAGTGTCTATCGTGATTCTGTGTCACACCCGAGAGCTTGCCTACCAAATCAGAAATGAGTTTGCTCGTTTCTCCAAATTCATGACAAACGTCCGAACCGGTGTCTTCTACGGTGGTACACCCATCTCTGCCGACCAGGAGATCCTCGCCTCCAAGGAGAAGTGCCCCCACATCGTTGTCGGTACTCCCGGTCGAACCATGGCCCTCGTTAGGGACAAGAAGCTCAACGCCAGCAAGGTCAAGCACTTCGTCCTCGACGAGTGTGACAAGATGCTCGAACAACTTG ACATGCGACGAGACGTTCAAGAGATCTTCCGAGCCACCCCTCACCACAAGCAGGTTATGATGTTCTCCGCCACCTTGTCCAAGGACATCCGAACAACATGCAAGAAGTTCATGCAGAGC CCGCTCGAGATCtacgtcgacgacgagaccAAGTTGACTCTCCACGGTCTTCAACAATACTTCCTCAAGctcgatgagaaggagaagaacaggaagCTCAACGACTTGTTGGACAACTTGGAGTTCAACCAG GTCTGTATCTTCGTCAAATCCGTTGCCCGAGCTACTCAACTCGACGCTCTGCTCCAAGAGTGCAACTTCCCTTCTATCTGCATCCACTCAGCCTTGCCTCAAGCGGAGCG TATTTCTCGATTCCAGCAATTCAAGGCTTTCGAGAAGCGAATTCTCGTTGCCACCGACATCTTCGGTCGAGGTATCGATGTTGAGCGAGTCAACGTTGTTATCAACTAC GACGCCCCCGCCGATGCCGACTCTTACCTCCACCGAGTCGGGCGTGCTGGTCGATTCGGTACCAAGGGTCTCGCTATCTCATTCGTCTCAAGCGAAGGCGACCAGGAGGTTCTGCAGAAGATCCAAGAGCGATTCACCGTCGCCATCCCTACACTTCCTGAGACTGTTGACCCCGCTACGTACATGACTTCGTAG